A genomic window from Gossypium hirsutum isolate 1008001.06 chromosome D12, Gossypium_hirsutum_v2.1, whole genome shotgun sequence includes:
- the LOC121224149 gene encoding protein PAT1 homolog: MDASEDLKQFGDTDKGGAVFDASQYAFFGNDVLEEVELGGLDDEDEDLPAAGLDEEEFLFDQEEITTSRGLCHLLDNQVFKNLFTHHAEVLDKILFVVAARCMILPHFLCGGSSLSPFLVFLVVESWRQLYSVMAGLL, from the exons ATGGATGCTTCTGAGGATCTTAAGCAATTCGGCGATACTGATAAAG GAGGTGCAGTATTTGATGCATCACAATATGCATTTTTTGGAAACGATGTTCTCGAGGAAGTTGAATTGGGGGGGCTAGATGATGAGGATGAGGATTTACCTGCAGCTGGACTTGATGAAGAGGAGTTTTTGTTTGATCAAGAGGAG ATTACAACTTCCAGAGGTCTATGTCACCTTCTTGACAATCAGGTTTTTAAGAATCTTTTTACCCATCATGCAGAAGTTTTAGACAAAATCTTGTTCGTGGTTGCTGCTAGATGCATGATACTGCCTCATTTCCTCTGTGGTGGTTCTTCGCTCTCCCCCTTCTTAGTATTTTTGGTTGTTGAGTCTTGGAGGCAGTTGTATTCAGTAATGGCTGGCTTGCTTTGA
- the LOC107946164 gene encoding pentatricopeptide repeat-containing protein At2g20710, mitochondrial: MKLVIGSTPWTYSCISRILRVVAYSTNTLSPNASPSKPPDTLPIRVSRSGHPKASIVPVLNQWLEEGKAIKQSMLQTIIRHLRSFGRFKQALEVSEFMSEEMRYGISVGDMAVRLDLISKVHGIEQAEKYFDSLPDTMRTFQVYGALLNCYAHHKCLEKAEATLQIMRESGHLSNAVSYNVMLNLYSRLGKHDKLDVLMQEMKEKGIKHDAFTNNIRLNAYASSSDIEGMEKFLTTIENDVEVSVDWHAYVAAASAYLKARLTEKALEMLSRAEQLVTQASRKHAYEIFLTLYTNLGRKDDVYRIWRLYGNLGKFFNSGYLCMISSLVKLDDLDGAERILAEWESGYSYYDARIPNVMISAYCRRGFIKKAEAYTVSLIERGVIKEPDAFILNSLATGYQMDGQMSKAVETMKAAILSSSSGWKPNLCTLAACLKFLEGEDNLEAAKELLQLLQVRGHLSNDVYNGLVKNILDGNVDVSALDQTKGGSETLDEESTRTHEGQIEASS, translated from the exons ATGAAGCTTGTTATTGGATCAACTCCATGGACCTATTCTTGCATTTCTAGGATTCTGAGAGTTGTCGCCTACTCCACTAACACCCTTAGCCCCAACGCCTCCCCTTCAAAGCCACCAGACACTCTGCCCATCCGCGTCTCTCGATCCGGACATCCCAAAGCCTCCATCGTCCCTGTCCTCAACCAATGGCTCGAAGAGGGCAAAGCCATCAAGCAATCCATGCTCCAAACTATAATCAGACATCTCCGCAGTTTCGGACGCTTCAAGCAAGCACTCGAG GTATCCGAGTTTATGAGCGAAGAAATGAGGTATGGTATTTCAGTTGGCGACATGGCTGTGAGGCTGGATTTGATCTCGAAAGTTCACGGCATTGAACAAGCTGAGAAATACTTTGATAGTCTTCCTGACACTATGAGAACTTTCCAGGTATATGGCGCCCTTTTAAATTGCTATGCGCACCACAAATGTTTAGAAAAAGCAGAGGCCACTTTGCAAATTATGAGGGAATCGGGGCATCTTAGTAATGCAGTCTCCTATAATGTGATGTTAAATCTCTACAGTCGCCTAGGAAAACATGACAAGTTGGATGTCCTAAtgcaagagatgaaagaaaagggaatcaagcatgatgctTTCACCAACAATATTCGGCTGAATGCCTATGCATCCTCTTCTGATATTGAGGGGATGGAGAAATTCCTGACCACAATTGAAAATGATGTTGAAGTCTCTGTGGATTGGCATGCTTATGTTGCTGCTGCAAGTGCATACTTGAAAGCCAGGTTAACTGAAAAGGCTTTAGAAATGTTGAGTAGAGCAGAGCAACTAGTTACTCAGGCATCAAGAAAGCATGCTTATGAAATATTCCTCACACTGTATACTAATCTAGGGAGAAAAGACGATGTATATCGTATATGGAGGTTGTATGGGAACTTGGGGAAATTCTTTAACTCTGGCTATTTATGTATGATAAGCTCATTGGTAAAGTTGGATGATTTGGATGGTGCTGAGAGGATTTTGGCAGAGTGGGAGTCTGGATACTCATATTATGATGCTCGGATTCCAAATGTGATGATCAGTGCCTATTGTAGAAGGGGTTTTATCAAAAAGGCTGAAGCATATACAGTCAGTCTGATAGAAAGAGGTGTGATTAAAGAGCCTGATGCATTTATTTTGAATAGTTTGGCTACTGGATATCAAATGGATGGGCAGATGTCAAAGGCAGTGGAAACCATGAAGGCTGCAATCTTGTCTAGCAGTTCGGGATGGAAACCTAACCTCTGTACTTTGGCTGCTTGTCTCAAATTCTTGGAAGGAGAGGATAACTTAGAAGCAGCTAAAGAGCTGTTGCAGTTGCTTCAGGTCAGAGGCCATTTGTCAAATGATGTTTATAATGGATTAGTTAAGAATATTTTGGACGGAAATGTGGATGTCAGTGCCCTTGACCAGACAAAAGGAGGCAGTGAAACTCTTGATGAGGAAAGTACAAGGACTCATGAAGGTCAAATTGAGGCTAGCAGCTGA
- the LOC107946165 gene encoding uncharacterized protein, whose product MGLSMFFVICILHSVIAITSGSLIMFYLHEIYILGHGVETAQKLLGSTPHDQLLIQTSNSFVGLLLFVVGFLVFMVAFIKDNLFQSFFAKGCVLLHLSMAVWRVNFERRLEDLAWDWPRQVMGDILLALSWVFFLLYTWKEKYD is encoded by the coding sequence ATGGGTTTGTCCATGTTCTTTGTAATCTGCATTCTCCACTCCGTGATTGCCATAACGAGTGGATCCTTAATAATGTTCTATCTCCACGAGATCTATATACTCGGCCACGGTGTTGAAACGGCTCAAAAGCTTTTAGGGTCAACCCCACATGATCAATTGTTAATTCAGACATCCAATTCATTTGTTGGGTTGCTTCTCTTTGTAGTTGGGTTCTTGGTGTTCATGGTAGCCTTTATCAAAGACAACCTGTTCCAGAGCTTTTTCGCCAAAGGATGTGTACTCCTTCACTTATCAATGGCTGTGTGGAGGGTTAATTTTGAGAGGAGGTTAGAGGATCTGGCTTGGGATTGGCCGAGACAAGTGATGGGTGATATTCTGCTGGCTCTATCTTGGGTCTTCTTTTTACTCTATACTTGGAAGGAGAAGTATGACTAG